A single genomic interval of Mycolicibacterium sp. MU0053 harbors:
- a CDS encoding urea carboxylase-associated family protein encodes MDEMEEIQIAPADAVAFAVSRGQLLRVIDVEGQQVADFIAVRKGDASEFSSPGETILFNYPRIRLNPGDKFYSSKQQPMFEIVSDDAKGVHDFLFAACNRVWFESMDLPGHRNCNDNLRAALAKMDLNYETLPAPINLFQDTYPQPDGLVMSKPAPTGAGEGVTLRALVDCIVAVSSCSYDAEAAETCCNGPGPSPVRVELT; translated from the coding sequence ATGGACGAAATGGAAGAAATTCAGATTGCCCCCGCTGATGCGGTCGCCTTTGCTGTATCCCGCGGCCAGTTACTGCGCGTCATAGATGTAGAGGGCCAGCAAGTGGCCGACTTCATCGCGGTGCGGAAAGGCGATGCGTCGGAGTTCAGTTCGCCAGGCGAGACTATTCTCTTCAACTATCCAAGGATTCGCTTGAACCCGGGCGATAAGTTTTATTCGTCGAAGCAGCAGCCAATGTTCGAGATCGTTTCGGACGACGCCAAGGGCGTGCATGACTTTCTGTTCGCTGCGTGCAATCGAGTTTGGTTTGAGAGCATGGATTTGCCCGGGCATCGTAACTGCAATGACAACCTGCGGGCTGCGCTCGCCAAGATGGACCTGAATTACGAAACCCTGCCCGCCCCGATCAACCTTTTCCAAGACACATACCCACAACCCGACGGTCTGGTCATGTCGAAACCGGCGCCGACTGGGGCCGGCGAAGGCGTTACGCTGCGTGCACTCGTCGACTGCATCGTCGCGGTCAGTTCGTGTTCATACGATGCAGAAGCAGCCGAAACATGCTGCAACGGACCGGGTCCGTCGCCTGTCCGAGTCGAGCTCACCTAG
- a CDS encoding GntR family transcriptional regulator: MSAASQAGKCPVASHRIADSMREDILAGRLSPGERIRQEDVASKMGASRLPVREALRMLESEGLVELRANSGAWVSRLDLQDCDLIYRVRERIEPLALEASLPRLTSREHRKLTETQCEIEVTEDVDRFLVLDRDLHLLAYSGCQILELNTMVARYWNTTQHYRRAYAHLVGSGRKWVANAEHRLLIDAVIRRDVVEAERYLVGHIRRTRVELSKHPELFDIVRRGAR, encoded by the coding sequence GTGTCAGCTGCCTCGCAGGCTGGAAAATGCCCAGTAGCGAGTCATCGGATCGCCGACTCGATGCGTGAGGACATCCTTGCCGGGCGGCTGAGCCCTGGAGAACGGATCCGCCAGGAAGACGTCGCAAGCAAGATGGGTGCAAGCCGACTTCCCGTGCGAGAGGCGCTCCGCATGCTTGAGTCGGAGGGCCTCGTCGAACTCAGGGCAAACAGCGGTGCCTGGGTGTCCAGGCTGGACCTGCAGGACTGTGACTTAATCTACCGCGTCCGCGAACGCATCGAACCACTCGCACTTGAGGCAAGCCTTCCACGACTCACCTCCCGCGAGCATCGAAAATTGACCGAAACTCAATGCGAAATCGAGGTCACCGAGGATGTCGATCGTTTCCTTGTACTCGATCGGGACCTGCATTTGCTCGCCTATAGCGGCTGCCAAATCCTCGAACTCAACACCATGGTCGCGCGGTACTGGAACACCACCCAACATTACCGTCGCGCATACGCCCACCTCGTCGGTTCGGGACGCAAGTGGGTCGCGAACGCTGAACACCGACTCCTCATCGATGCTGTCATCCGTCGAGACGTGGTCGAGGCCGAGCGATACCTAGTGGGGCACATTCGGCGGACGCGGGTCGAACTGTCGAAGCATCCTGAGCTTTTCGATATCGTTCGACGCGGTGCGCGGTGA